The following proteins come from a genomic window of Dreissena polymorpha isolate Duluth1 chromosome 1, UMN_Dpol_1.0, whole genome shotgun sequence:
- the LOC127854989 gene encoding AAC-rich mRNA clone AAC4 protein-like: MTILFSTKVRIQCKHRKRLPLTGHADRFSAAGLLAVSPAVSLQNKKRPNRRRSLNTGNYRKCGPKQVDFHSTNINYHDHYQHSPCNIYFGENFCVRLNQWFKFLTCVEDIRNGGIVMCDFTPNKSLSAMTLSDDAVKIRDVPNAGGSSVGSEVLSFEVLQKCFKAKLLKTEMEVEYFPEGGSITDYVCVVFGTKLGVSVTRARNYWGRDFTSEQAAHLLNKKLRGINQSSRNSLENWNKQVLHVWSANRDVTNVLVQAFHTLEPEVKSNTVVLITNTTTSCDFIYLNG, encoded by the exons ATGACGATATTATTCAGCACCAAAGTTCGAATTCAGTGCAAACACCGGAAAAGACTTCCATTAACCGGCCATGCCGACAGGTTTTCAGCCGCTGGCCTTCTCGCGGTTTCTCCTGCTGTCAGCCTCCAAAACAAGAAAAGGCCAAACCGACGGCGCTCCTTGAATACTGGGAACTACCGGAAATGCGGGCCTAAGCAGGTAGATTTTCACAGCACCAACATCAATTATCATGATCATTATCAGCATTCACCATGCAACATATATTTCGGTGAGAACTTTTGTGTACGACTTAACCAGTGGTTTAAATTCCTTACGTGCGTTGAGGATATCAGAAATGGTGGTATCGTAATGTGTGATTTCACGCCCAACAAGAGCTTGTCAGCTATGACGCTTTCTGACGACGCTGTCAAAATACGAGACGTCCCAAACGCCGGCGGATCTTCCGTCGGCTCGGAGGTTCTGTCCTTCGAAGTTCTGCAGAAATGCTTCAAAGCGAAATTGCTGAAG ACGGAAATGGAGGTCGAGTATTTCCCGGAGGGGGGCTCCATTACCGACTACGTGTGCGTGGTGTTCGGCACAAAATTGGGCGTGTCCGTGACCCGAGCCCGTAACTACTGGGGCAGGGATTTCACTTCCGAGCAGGCGGCCCATCTCTTGAACAAGAAACTAAGAG GAATCAATCAGTCCAGTCGGAACTCTCTGGAGAATTGGAACAAGCAGGTGCTCCATGTGTGGTCCGCAAACCGTGACGTCACAAACGTGCTCGTGCAGGCATTTCACACGCTAGAACCGGAAGTGAAGTCAAACACGGTCGTTCTGATTACCAACACCACGACCTCTTGCGATTTCATTTATCTAAATGGGTGA